A window of Deltaproteobacteria bacterium genomic DNA:
AGGGCAAGGGCTCGCCCGAACTCCACGTCGTCGCCGGCCGCCCGGTGGAGCTCGTGATGGCGTCCAACGACGTCATCCACTCCCTGTCGATCCCGGCGTTCCGCGTCAAACAGGACGTCGTGCCCGGCCGCTACACGCGCCTGCGGTTCACGCCGACCGCCGCCGGACGCTACCCGATCTACTGCACGGAGTACTGCGGGCGCGACCACTCGGCCATGCGGACCGAGGTCGTCGTCCACGCCGACGCCGCCGACTACCAAAAATGGCTCGAGCGCAGCGCGTACGAGGACAGCATGCCACTGGCGGAGGTCGGCAAGAAGGTGTGGGAGGAGCGCGGCTGCAAGAGCTGCCACAGCCTCGACGGCACACCGATCAAGGGGGGCGGCCCGAGCTTCAAGGGGCTGTGGGGCAAAACGGAGACGCTCAGTTCCGGGAAGTCCGTGACCGTCGACGAAAACTACATCCGCGAGTCGATCCTCGACCCGCGCAAGGAGATCGTGCTCGGCTACGGCCCGATCATGCCGCCGACGCCGCTGGAAGAGCGCGAGATCCGCGGAATCATCGAGTTCATCAAGGCGCAGAAGTGAGCGAGGCCCACGCGATGTCCACCCACGGCGAAAACTACCTCACCGCGGAGCGCGGCTGGCGCTCGTGGATCACCACGCGCGACCACAAGCGCATCGGCGTCATGTACCTGACGGTGATCCTCATCTCCGTCCTGCTCGGCGGCCTGTTCGCCCTCGCCGTCAGGCTGCACCTGTGGAACCCGGACGGCCTGCTGGTCAGCAACGACGTCTACAACCGCCTGTTCACGCTGCACGGCGCGGTGATGATCTTCCTGTTCATCATTCCGGGCATCCCCGCTGCATTCGGCAACTTCGTCCTGCCGATGATGCTCGGCGCACGCGACGTCGCGTTCCCGCGCCTGAACCTGCTGTCGTTCTACTTGTACCTCGCCGGCACCGTGTTCTTCCTCGCGGTGCTCGTGTTCGGCGGCATCGACACCGGCTGGACCCTGTATCCGCCCTACAGCTTCGAATCGGGCAAAGGGCTCGCCCTTCTCCTCGCGCTATTGGGCGTGTTCATCATCGGCTTCAGTTCGATCCTCACCGGGGTGAACTTCATCGCCACGATGCACAACATGCGGCCGAAGGGCATGGGCTTCTTCGACATGCCGCTGTTCGCATGGGGGTTGTATGCGACATCGATCATCCAGGTGATCGCGACGCCGGTGCTCGGCATCACGGTAGCGCTCGGGTTCGTCGAGTACCTGTTTCACATCGGACTGTTCATGCCCGAGTACGGCGGCGACCCGGTGCTGTTCCAGCACTTCTTCTGGTTCTACTCGCACCCGGCGGTCTACATCATGATCCTACCGGCGATGGGCGTCGTGAGCGAGGTCGTGTCGGTGTTCAGCCGCAAGCCGATCTTCGGGTACCGGTTCATCGCGATGAGTTCGATCGCGATCGCGATCATCGGCTTCCTCGTATGGGGCCACCACATGTTCGTGTCGGGTCAGTCCAAGTGGGCGAGCGTGATCTTCAGCGTGCTCACGCTGCTGGTGGCGATCCCGTCCGCGATCAAAGTATTCAACTGGCTGGCGACGATGTATCGCGGATCGATCCGCCTCGACACGCCGATGGTCTACGTCCTGAGTTTCCTGCTGCTGTTCGGCGTCGGCGGCCTCACCGGGCTGTTCCTCGGGTCGCTGTCGACGGACGTGCCACTGCACGACACCTACTTCGTCGTCGCTCACTTTCACTTCGTGATGGTCGGCTCCGTGCTGTCGGCGTTCATGGCCGCGCTGCACTACTGGTGGCCGAAGATGACCGGCCGGCTGTACGATGAGCGCATCGGCCGATGGACCGCCGTCATGGTCCTGCTCGGCTTCTTGCTCACGTTCGTCCCGCAGTTCATCATGGGCGCCGAAGGCGCGCCGCGGCG
This region includes:
- the coxB gene encoding cytochrome c oxidase subunit II is translated as MFAAASYLPQASSIAADVDWVFDLIFWVCTAFLAIIVGVAGVFVIRYRARSYRPDAEPAPTHNNRLELTWTAIPLALVFVIFGLSTAVYFRMVRAAPNAAEVQVTARKWSWWFDHPEGKGSPELHVVAGRPVELVMASNDVIHSLSIPAFRVKQDVVPGRYTRLRFTPTAAGRYPIYCTEYCGRDHSAMRTEVVVHADAADYQKWLERSAYEDSMPLAEVGKKVWEERGCKSCHSLDGTPIKGGGPSFKGLWGKTETLSSGKSVTVDENYIRESILDPRKEIVLGYGPIMPPTPLEEREIRGIIEFIKAQK
- a CDS encoding cytochrome c oxidase subunit I produces the protein MSTHGENYLTAERGWRSWITTRDHKRIGVMYLTVILISVLLGGLFALAVRLHLWNPDGLLVSNDVYNRLFTLHGAVMIFLFIIPGIPAAFGNFVLPMMLGARDVAFPRLNLLSFYLYLAGTVFFLAVLVFGGIDTGWTLYPPYSFESGKGLALLLALLGVFIIGFSSILTGVNFIATMHNMRPKGMGFFDMPLFAWGLYATSIIQVIATPVLGITVALGFVEYLFHIGLFMPEYGGDPVLFQHFFWFYSHPAVYIMILPAMGVVSEVVSVFSRKPIFGYRFIAMSSIAIAIIGFLVWGHHMFVSGQSKWASVIFSVLTLLVAIPSAIKVFNWLATMYRGSIRLDTPMVYVLSFLLLFGVGGLTGLFLGSLSTDVPLHDTYFVVAHFHFVMVGSVLSAFMAALHYWWPKMTGRLYDERIGRWTAVMVLLGFLLTFVPQFIMGAEGAPRRYATYPYEWELLSRLSTVGAFVLGSGMFASLINLLQSLRRGGRRAPANPWGAATLEWFTTSPPDPHNFHGLPPLTGPYNFSVLQYIGGETGWVRRDGYNV